From a region of the Arachis ipaensis cultivar K30076 chromosome B09, Araip1.1, whole genome shotgun sequence genome:
- the LOC107615582 gene encoding uncharacterized protein LOC107615582, whose product MGEHPQEQRKVVKPYISPLPYPQRLQRELKNQQFCQVSGGFKKLEINISLTEALEHMPSYAKFLKELINKKKIWNEKETVILTQECSAVIQKGLPLKLKDPGSFFLHCTIGNMSIDKALCDLGSSINLMPLSMLRRLSIEEVKLTRMSLQLTDRSIVIPNGVVENLLVKVGKFIFLTDFVILDLDEEGGDSVILGRPFQATTGAIIDVEKGKMTMRAHDE is encoded by the coding sequence ATGGGAGAGCAtccacaagaacagaggaaggtGGTGAAGCCTTACATCTCCCCTCttccataccctcaaaggttGCAAAGGGAGCTCAAGAACCAACAATTTTGCCAAGTTTCTGGAggttttaagaagctggaaatcaacatcTCCCTTACTGAAGCATTGGAGCATATGCCTTCATATGCAAAGTTCCTAAAAGAACTCATTAACAAGAAGAAAATCTGGAATGAGAAGGAGACTGTGATCTTGacacaagaatgcagtgcagtgatTCAAAAGGGTCTCCCACtaaaactcaaagatcctgggagcttctttTTGCATTGCACTATTGGCAACATGTCCATTGATAAGGCACTGTGTGATCTAGGATCAAGTATCAATCTGATGCCTTTATCTATGCTGAGAAGGTTGTCTATAGAAGAAGTAAAGCTTACAAGGATGTCCTTGCAACTTACTGATAGATCAATTGTAATCCCTAATGGAGTGGTTGAGAATCTCTTAGTCAAGGTGGGTAAGTTTATTTTTCTAACGGATTTTGTGATCTTGGATCTAGATGAAGAGGGAGGCGATTCTGTTATATTAGGAAGGCCTTTCCAAGCCACAAcaggagccatcattgatgtggagaAAGGAAAAATGACCATGAGAGCACATGATGAGTAG